One genomic segment of Helianthus annuus cultivar XRQ/B chromosome 14, HanXRQr2.0-SUNRISE, whole genome shotgun sequence includes these proteins:
- the LOC110904636 gene encoding exocyst complex component SEC8 isoform X2 encodes MKISCTQQFKYMFNQLECLKERDFSRLVLFKMSDLSWQNCEEFSFTKYWKLYMHIFIILVNIATPSMNEKDDAIPTTTIAAFSMNNSQSLSRRTRLQKGDSHVGASGFASSVDGGSSYDGHDDDDIHDAADNTGKDGKNIPRLPTWLSESTPDEFVETMRKSESPLHVKYLQTMVECLCMLDKVAAAGAIICQRLRPTVHEIITSKIKSQAEYVNSSRPGLGHSARTSTTDLQYVKGQLQKEKHKNGTSLAGSLMTVSPVTPVMAPMGAAQTAAKELIDSVLDTIARIFDNHVVVGELIESKSYQQSHMNATKSLREISVSPDSEASQATGGYTIGFSMTVLQSECQQLICEILRATPEAASADAAVQTARLASKTPSKEKSEDGLTFAFRFTDATVSSQGADLIRQGRNRKGQNVQEGYGSASVLPEQGIYLAASVYRPVVQFTDKLALMLPQKYSQLGNDGLLAFLENFVKDHFLPTMFVDYRKGVQQAISSPAAFRPRANPVTAYTPSVSKGRPVLQGLLTIDFLAKEVLGWAQAMPKFAGDLVMHVQTFLERTYERCRASYTEAVLEKQSYMLIGRHDVDNLMRRDPASAFLPTSLAHANADSNTADAENDGVELEISGLLMKLRPIKQESLIRDNSKLILLASLSDSLEYIADSIERFGNTSAKASDQPEYDVKPTPVRHKRSGSVAPKDLKSFAEEYRKLAIDCLKVLRVEMQLETVFNMQVMATREYLEDQDAEEPDDYIVSLITQITRRDEIIAPFIAPAKRNYVFGGISAVASHASIKALAEMKHINLFGVQQICRNTIALEQALSAIPSIDSDIVRTRLDHVRTYYELLNMPVEALLAFIAEHDSLFTAIQYYNLLKVQVPGREVPEDAKARMADILPI; translated from the exons ATGAAAATCAGTTGTACGCAGCAGTTCAAGTACATGTTCAATCAGCTAGAATGCTTGAAAGAGAGGGACTTCAGTCG GTTGGTGCTCTTCAAGATGTCCGATCTGAGCTGGCAAAATTGCGAGGAGTTCTCTTTCACAAAGTATTGGAAGCTTTACATGCACATCTTTATAATACTGGTGAATATAG CTACTCCTAGTATGAATGAGAAGGATGATGCCATTCCAACCACAACGATTGCTGCATTTTCGATGAATAATTCCCAGTCTCTCTCCCGGAGAACCAGATTGCAGAAAGGTGATAGTCATGTTGGCGCATCTGGATTTGCTAGTTCTGTTGATGGAGG TTCATCATATGATGGCCATGATGATGACGACATTCATGATGCTGCTGACAATACTGGAAAAGATGGAAAGAATATTCCTCGTCTTCCAACATGGCTATCTGAATCTACTCCTGATGAATTTGTC GAAACAATGAGAAAAAGTGAATCTCCACTTCATGTTAAGTATTTACAAACTATGGTTGAGTGCCTTTGCATGCTTGACAAAGTTGCAGCTGCCGGTGCTATAATCTG CCAAAGATTGAGACCAACAGTTCATGAAATCATCACATCAAAGATAAAATCTCAGGCAGAATATGTAAATTCTTCTAGGCCCGGTTTGGGCCATTCTGCTCGAACTTCTACAACCGATCTTCAATACGTAAAAGGAcagttacaaaaagaaaaacataaaaatgggaCATCATTAGCTGGATCACTAATGACAGTCAGCCCCGTGACACCTGTCATGGCCCCCATGGGTGCAGCACAGACAGCAGCAAAGGAACTTATTGATTCTGTTCTAGATACTATTGCTCGAATATTTG ATAACCATGTCGTTGTCGGGGAGCTTATCGAGTCAAAATCTTATCAACAATCACACATGAACGCAACAAAGTCGTTGCGCGAGATATCTGTGAGCCCTGATTCCGAAGCATCTCAGGCCACAGGAGGCTACACTATCGGATTTTCCATGACGGTTTTGCAG AGTGAATGCCAACAACTAATATGTGAGATTCTAAGAGCAACTCCTGAAGCTGCATCTGCGGATGCTGCTGTTCAAACTGCTAGACTTGCAAGCAAGACTCCTTCAAAAGAAAAGTCAGAAGATGGCCTTACATTTGCCTTTCGTTTCACTGATGCTACAGTGTCCAGCCAGG GTGCTGATTTGATTCGTCAAGGACGGAATAGAAAAGGTCAAAATGTTCAAGAAGGTTACGGTTCAGCTTCCGTCCTACCAGAGCAGGGCATATATCTAGCAGCATCTGTATACCGACCCGTTGTACAG TTTACAGATAAACTCGCATTAATGCTGCCTCAAAAGTATTCTCAACTAGG GAACGATGGATTGCTGGCCTTTCTTGAAAACTTTGTAAAAGATCACTTCTTGCCAACTATGTTTGTGGATTACAGGAAAGGCGTGCAGCAAGCAATATCAA GTCCAGCTGCATTTCGACCACGAGCAAATCCTGTTACTGCTTACACGCCATCTGTTTCTAAGGGACGGCCTGTCTTACAAGGGCTTCTGACCATAGATTTTCTGGCTAAAGAG GTTCTTGGGTGGGCCCAAGCAATGCCTAAATTTGCTGGTGACCTTGTGATGCATGTGCAAACTTTCCTCGAACGAACATATGAAAGATGCCGAGCATCATACACCGAG GCAGTTCTTGAGAAGCAAAGTTATATGTTAATCGGAAGACATGATGTTGATAATCTGATGAGACGTGATCCAGCAAGTGCTTTTTTGCCAACTTCACTTGCTCATGCAAACGCAGATAGCAATACTGCGGATGCTGAAAATGATGGTGTCGAGCTGGAAATTAGTGGATTATTGATGAAACTAAGACCAATCAAACAG GAGTCGTTGATTCGTGATAACAGCAAACTTATATTGTTGGCATCCCTTAGTGATTCACTGGAGTACATTGCTGACTCTATAGAAAG GTTTGGGAATACATCAGCAAAGGCATCTGATCAACCAGAATACGATGTTAAGCCGACACCTGTCCGTCACAAACGAAGTGGTAGTGTAGCTCCTAAGGATCTAAAATCATTTGCTGAGGAGTACAGAAAGCTGGCTATTGATTGCCTAAAAGTTTTACGTGTAGAAATGCAATTAGAAACCGTTTTCAATATGCAG GTAATGGCTACACGAGAATACTTGGAAGACCAAGATGCTGAGGAACCCGATGATTATATTGTATCTTTAATCACACAG ATAACTCGTAGAGACGAAATAATCGCTCCTTTCATTGCTCCAGCCAAAAGGAACTATGTATTCGGCGGTATCAGTGCTGTTGCATCACATGCATCCATCAAG GCTTTAGCAGAGATGAAACACATCAACCTCTTTGGAGTTCAGCAGATATGTAGGAATACAATTGCATTAGAACAG GCACTGTCTGCCATACCCTCGATTGATAGTGACATTGTTCGAACGAGGTTAGATCACGTCCGAACTTATTATGAGCTGCTAAACATGCCAGTTGAG GCCTTACTTGCCTTCATTGCCGAGCACGACAGTTTATTCACTGCCATTCA GTACTACAATCTTCTTAAGGTTCAAGTCCCTGGAAGGGAAGTTCCAGAAGATGCCAAAGCTAGAATGGCTGATATACTACCTATATAA
- the LOC110904637 gene encoding putative ribosomal large subunit pseudouridine synthase SVR1, chloroplastic, producing MTATAITTALSTFHISKPHSLTLTLTHLHFRTLLSHSLSSPSSHFITPWIQQHTHSPRHLHVTAAVNSPTKKKPKSTKELTSEPRYSKAARRFYNENFKESSSQRLSKVLAAAGVASRRSCEELIFDGRVTVNGSVCNTPQTRVDPKKDMIYVNGNRLPKKLPPKVYLALNKPKGYICSAGESETKSVLSLFNDYMKSWDKRNPGQPKPRLFTVGRLDVATTGLIIVTNDGEFAQKISHPSSGLSKEYIATIDGPVHKRHLIAISEGTVVDGVRCIPDAVELLPQQPDKTRPRLRIVVHEGRNHEVRELVKSAGLQIYSLKRIRIGAFRLPPDLLLSKYIELKPPQLKALGWDEK from the exons ATGACGGCAACCGCCATAACAACCGCCCTATCCACCTTCCACATCTCCAAACCCCACTCTCTCACCCTCACCCTCACCCACCTCCACTTCCGTACATTACTCTCCCACTCTCTCTCCTCTCCTTCCTCCCACTTCATAACCCCATGGATACAACAACACACCCATTCGCCACGTCACCTCCACGTCACCGCCGCCGTCAATTCACCCACCAAGAAGAAACCTAAATCAACCAAAGAGTTGACCTCCGAACCTAGGTATTCCAAAGCCGCCAGAAGGTTTTACAACGAGAATTTTAAGGAATCATCGTCTCAGAGGCTCAGCAAAGTTCTTGCTGCTGCTGGAG tggcttctagaaggaGCTGTGAGGAGCTGATTTTTGATGGGCGTGTGACTGTTAATGGATCTGTATGCAACACTCCTCAG ACTAGAGTTGATCCTAAGAAGGATATGATTTATGTAAACGGTAACCGTCTTCCCAAGAAACTGCCGCCGAAGGTCTATCTAGCTCTGAACAAGCCGAAAGG GTACATTTGTTCGGCAGGAGAGAGTGAAACTAAATCGGTTTTATCTCTTTTTAATGATTATATGAAGAGTTGG GATAAAAGAAATCCCGGACAACCAAAACCTCGGTTGTTTACCGTAGGACGGCTTGACGTTGCCACAACTGGGCTGATTATTGTGACAAACGACG GGGAGTTTGCGCAGAAAATTTCACACCCGTCATCTGGTTTATCCAAGGA GTACATTGCAACCATCGATGGACCAGTACACAAACGACACTTGATAGCAATTAGTGAGGGAACAGTGGTTGATGGTGTTCGTTGCATCCCTGATGCTGTGGAATTACTACCTCAACAGCCTGATAAAACAAGACCTCGTCTTCGTATTGTG GTTCATGAGGGGAGAAATCATGAAGTTAGAGAACTTGTCAAAAGTGCTGGACTTCAG ATTTATTCACTGAAACGGATACGTATTGGTGCGTTTAGGCTTCCACCAGATCTACT GTTAAGCAAGTACATTGAATTAAAACCACCTCAGTTAAAGGCGTTGGGATGGGACGAGAAGTAA